ATCAATCCATCCGGAACTGTGTTTACACCGGATGATACCATTTCAGCCTTGGCGGCTGATTTGAGCTTCATTGAACTGCCCTCGCTCAATCGCTCTTACTGGATCATCAATCAGCCCTATGCCGGAAACTGGGCGGTCGGTGATGTTGATGCCGGCGGTGAGCAGGTTGTTATCAATGTCTATGGTGAAGCTGTCAATGCCGGCTTGAGTATAACCGATGTTCAGGTCGACGGCATGAATGTAACCGTAGAAGGTGTATTTAACGGTCAGGCCGGGCAGGTGGAACTCGCGTTTGGTCTGGACGAGGACCAGGAAGGTTACGACGGTGGGTATGTCAGTGAAGGCCTTCCGGTAGAGCCGGGTACGTTCTCGTTTACATTGGATGCTTCCGGATTTCCGGCTTCCAGTTACGGGCTCTTTGCGCGTGCTACGCAAAATGGCGAAACTATGGCGAGGACCTACTGGCCTGGATGGGTAGTGACTGAATCATCCACAGCACCATCACCGCCTACCGGGCTTAACTTGTGGTCAACCGATTCGACCGCCTATGCTTCATGGACACCTCCGGCGGACAGTGCGCTGGTCGATGGCTACATTGTATACTGGACTGATCTTCCGGAAGTCGATGCCTATGTGAACAATATGGCGGTCGGTCTCAAAACGACCGCGAGGATCGTTGACTTCGAGCCGGGTGAGACCCAGCGCTTCATGGTTCGTTCTCATGATGCCGACGGCAATGAGAGCGCGCCTTCGGAGTCTGTCCTGTTCACTTATGATCAGCCTTCACACAATGATCCGCCGGTGTTCACCAGCGTGCCCAGTGATCTCACGATCGTGGAGGAATTTTATGTCTACCATGCACAGGCAAATGATCCTGAAGATGGAGATTTGACTTTCAATCTGCTTCAGGGACCGGCCGGGATGACTGTCGATGCTGTTACCGGTGAGGTGACCTGGCAGGTACCCGCGGACGCCCAGGGCACGTATGATATCCAGCTTGAAGTCGCCGATCCGGAAGGCTTGACAGCGCAACAGGATTACCTGCTCTCGGTCAAGGGCTCTGCCGAGACCATACTGAGTATCAATTTTGATCGCAGGCATTTTGCCGGATTGGGGACGCCCGGCGTGTTGACGGTCAATTGCACAAAATGTAATCTCGATCCAATGGTGATTGACCGTATCCGTGTGGCGGTCGAAGGCGAATTCCAGAACCATACCATGAACTGGGAGATGGTCGAGACTTCTTCCAACTCAGGCATCTTCAAGACGGCATTTGCTTTCGGACGGCCGGAGGTGGCGCTCGATAATATCGTCCTGAATCCTTCAGAAGGTGAACTCTGGACGGCATCATTTGATAACGATGGTAAGAGTGTCCAAGCTTCAGCCATGTGGGCTTCGGCGGAGGAAATCGAAATTGATTTCGATCTCCTCGCGGAAACTGTCAATCTGAATTCGACCGATCGCTATGTGACCGCGAAAATCGAACTTCCAGAACCATATGATATCAGGCAGGTTGATATGCGCTCACTGAAACTCAACGGCAAACTCTCTGCCCTGGTCGATGATCCACCGGAGGAGGAAATTGTCGATGAAGATCATGACGGCTTGCCGGAACGTGTAATCCGCTTCGACCATGCCGGGTTCGTGGCCCTGGTCAATGACCAGCTCGGTCAGAGTGGACTGGATATGTTCAAGGCGGAAATCGATTTCGGTTTTATTCGACATAATACCACTCTCCGGGGTCACGGTATGGACACCATGAAAGTTGTTATGCCAAAACAGATGGAAAAGTAAGTGTAACTAACATGAGAAGATAAATATACAGTCAGGAGTATTCTATGCTGAATATATTTTCAATATCCGGCCGAAAGCTGTTTATGATCGCTTTCCTTCTGGTGTTGTTTTTTGCGGTCCAGATCGGAAGCGCGTCTATCCAGGAGGTCACGGTCGAATGCAGTGAGCACCAGTGCTTCATCATCGTCGAACCACAGATCGAATCCGCAGATGATCTGTCCGCTTATATCGATTCAGCCTACCAGCGGCTTCTTGCGGCTGATCGCGAGCAGGATGCCTATGCGGTAGTTACATTCTGCTCACCGTTGTCAATTAACGAACTCGAAATGCTTCTGCCGTACGATGAACATCATTCTGCGACAGTGCGCTATCTCGATAGATCGGGTAACGATGAAATTCTGAATTATCCATTGAATTATGATGAGATCAGCGATCGGGATTGGTTAAGCCTGGAGGACAGGGATGCGGAAGTGCTCGTTTCCGCCAGCCTGGCCACCTCGGTGGCTGAGCTGATTCGCCTGGCAGAGGACGCTCGGGTTTTGTGTGTAGATCCCGGACCGTTGCATCTTCTGGATGATTACAAGAACGCGGGTATGATCCTCAATCAGGATATTTATCTCGATTACAGAAGCTATGCAACCGTTAAGCTGGATGAAGATGATGTCCGGCCGGAAAGTTTTGCGCTGAAACAAAACTACCCGAACCCGTTTAATCCCCAAACTGAGATAAGCTATTCCCTTGAAGAAGAATCTGAAGTCAGCCTGGTGATCTACAATGTTGTCGGCCAGAAAGTGATTACCCTGGTCGAGGAAAAACAGCAGGCCGGCAGCCATACGATCAGGTTCGACGGCCTTGACAAGGATGGCAGGGAGGTCGCCTCCGGGATGTATTTCTATCGTTTGACCGTAGATGGGGTCTCAAAATCGCGCAAAATGATACTGATGAAATAATCTTCCGTACAGTCAAAAAATCCTGCCTGAGAATTTTCTCGGGCGGGATTCTTTTTTTATCAATAAAATCATTGACAGGGCGTTTATTTATGTACTTATTAGTGTAATATTGCATACATGAAATGGATTCATTCAGCTTGTTTATGAAAATTCTAACTACTTTCGGCCTGTTTCTCGCCCTGCTCATACCGGGATTGATCCGGTCCGAAACATATTATATTCCTGATGATTTTCCATCTATCAGCGACGCGTACAGCACTGTTACTGCAATAGATACGATCTGTCTCCGAGAAGGAAATTTCCATGATAATATATCAATCGGTTCCAAAGATATTACTATACTGTCGGAGTCAGGAAGCGAATATTCATACCTTCGTCCATTGGATTCGCTGGTCCCTGTGATTCACGGTTTTGGTGAGGAACTGCCACTCGGCGCTGTTTATATTCGCGGAATTACTTTTGACAGCACAGTTGTTACCCCGGCAATTGAGCTGACCAGGTTGTCAGCACCGGGACTTGTGGTGGATTCATGCAGATTTCTGGACAATTCCAGCAGTTTGATAATAAAACTGCGAGAGTCCGATTTTGATATGACCAACTGCCTGATGCGGGACAACAGCGGAAACCTGCTCGATCTCTTCTCTTTTGAAGGTGCCGGCGAAATCATAATGAGAAGCAATAGCTTTGTTGCCAATGACGGGCAGGTGTTGTTTCGTCTCTATGGTAGCGACTGTTATCTACATGATAATATCTTCGATTTGAATGTTTGCGACACCTGCTGTATTTTTGATGCCGATGGTTTGCTTACGGTCGATTCATGCCGCTGGTCGCAGAACTCCGTTTCTGCCTTACTTTGCCTTGATTATTGTCAGGCGGGTGTAAAAGTGTACGCTAACAATTTTATCGGCAATAGCTCGCTTTCTATCCTTGCGGCAAAAACTAGCGGTGGGATCTACCGAAAAAACCTGTTCGAAGATAACCAGGATGCGAACATCCTGAGTTTGACAGGACCGGTCAGTTTAACCAGAGTCGATTCTAACACTTTTACAGCAAACCAGGTCACCGCTCAGGCAAACCTGGTCCATATCGATTGTGGCGCAAATGATGAAGATATCGTGGTCAGTGATAATATCTTTGAAGATAACAGCTCGGATTCAGGCTCTATTGTCTATTTCCGGGCAGGTGGATTTTGTGATCAGGATGTACTGGGTAACAAGTTTCGTTATAATACCAGCGGTGGATCTTCGATATTGCGATTGATTACCGGGGCCGGTGATGTATGTGCAAACGTATTCGATTCCAACCAGGTCGCGTACGGTGCGATCATATCTTTCGATTCTTATCCGATGTTCGGGGTGCCGAGTTTCGATGAGAATATCCTGGCCTGCAACATTAATGACAGCGGATATGCCGTTGTATGGCTGAACTCCTGTCGCGAAGACTGCGTGTTAAAAAACAATTTGCTTTATAAAAACATTTTTTATGCTGATTTCGGCAATGCGCTGGCTGTAACGAACCCGGGCAAAGCGATCGTATGTACCAATAATTTGGTCGCGCA
The nucleotide sequence above comes from Candidatus Zixiibacteriota bacterium. Encoded proteins:
- a CDS encoding T9SS type A sorting domain-containing protein; translated protein: MLLPYDEHHSATVRYLDRSGNDEILNYPLNYDEISDRDWLSLEDRDAEVLVSASLATSVAELIRLAEDARVLCVDPGPLHLLDDYKNAGMILNQDIYLDYRSYATVKLDEDDVRPESFALKQNYPNPFNPQTEISYSLEEESEVSLVIYNVVGQKVITLVEEKQQAGSHTIRFDGLDKDGREVASGMYFYRLTVDGVSKSRKMILMK